gtgctggagcctatctcagttaaggcaaaaggcggggtacaccctgaactggtcgccagccgatcgcagcaATTGTGATTACTCACAATTAATGCATGACTTAACAAAGGGtggaattactttttcacacaggaccaggtcactttgaatagttttttttcccccttaataaattaaatcggcatttaaaaacagcattttaagtgcacttgggttatatttgtcagatatttacatttgtttgggtGAGGCATGGCCTAACCACGAATGGTATCACGCTCTTTTGGGATACAAAACGAGTGTGCTAAGAGAACCAGAACAGTtgagttgggggaaaaaaaaaagcattgggTGACTCTTAATATTGTTGCAGAAACACTTGGGAAGAGGCTCATAGTGTTTCAAAAGCTTCCAAACATAGTGTAGATAGTATTTTgccataaaaatgtaatttaaaaaaatcagacaaataggcaactttttccacaaataatgtagaCAAGCCCAAACCCCTCCCAAATCAAATAGGTGAATTCGAGAATGCTGTGACTATGGAGCCACAGTATACCCAAAAGCTATATAAAAAGCGACACACTTGCAGGTTGGATGCTTGctgaaggtctttttttttgtttttgagcgTTTGAATTTTGACAATGGAGGAACTGAAAAGCATTTCACAACCTCAACGACTGCAAATTGATCTTCCTTCAGACTGACTGAAAAAAACCCCGCCCCGGTCTCGAGATGTCACATTTATGGTTTCACTTCTGCTGAttagtgaaaaaaaagtgactcgTCTGGGGATCGAGCCCTGTCGCGAATAGCAGAAAATGTGCAAGTAATtgagaaaaaaggtttttgatTGCCTATACACGAAgttctttaaaatattttcttggcAGCAAGAGGCCACAAGATCCTATGTGATGTCTGCAAATCTCATGAGACTTCAGTTCAGTAGGTGTCTTAGTGGGTTAACTCCAAAGATGTGAGAATATCTTTTTTTGTGAGGCCACAACAGAAGGGTACCGAAGGAAAAGTGTGACGATAACGGTAGACGCATTCATGAACACTGACGATTcattgaacaaaaaataaaataaaaaaaataaatcgacGCAAAAGTTTCGCGACGAtcatttttttgccatgtttATATAGCcatagaacacaatattctgtgtgcCTTGAAAGATCGGTCAAAATCCTCTAAAATAGCTGGTACTGATGGGGGTTCTCTTTTGAAAAATGGCTGGGATTAAATGAGTTAACAAGGAAGATCAAGTTCAATGTGTACCACAACTAAAGGTTAGCCAGCCTGTCACAGCCCGCCAACTCTAaactctcatttgctgactgacacccacgtcactcaccagccCAGGCACTGCCTTTTAGCCTCACACAAAAAGTCACAGATGTTACAATGGTCaatgtgaggatggtgacccaaagtggacaaaataatacctgcacctcacacgCACATGTTATTGTGTTTGATAATGCAAACTCAATTTTAATCCTATTATGcgattaatcgatgggataattGGTAGAATAgtcaatagctgcagccctgGATTAGTATTTACATTACTTCCAATGGGGAACAGGAGACCAATCACTGACAAAGTTTTGTCTCGTTGCAGACGCAGCATGAAGGCTCCTGCGACCTGGAGCGCGTGCAGTGCGAGGCCTGCCAGGCCTTCCTGTTGCGCTCGGAGATGGAGCGACACAACGAGAGGGAGTGCGAGGCCCGAATGCTCAACTGTAAATACTGCAAAGTGTCGTGCAGCTTTAAAGACATCAAGGTGAGCCTCGGTTGGTCCGCTCGGGCTCGCATGCTTTTGGTGGTAAATGAACATTGTGACTTTGTTGTTTTCCAGGCGCATGATGAAGTGTGCCTCAAGTTCCCCTTGCAGTGCAAAGAGTGTGGCAAAAAGAAGATCCCGAGAGAAAAGGTGAGCGGGACAtgttgaaaatgaaagaaaaagtgatAATACTTGAAGTGTGCCAACGGACTGGTTTGATCTAATCTTTTAACGTCTATCTGAGGTCGCCGATAACACACCATAAGCTTTATCTGTTCCGCCACCAGTTCAACGATCACGTTCGATCCTGTGCCAAATCCAAGACTGCCTGCCCCTTTAGCGAAGTTGGCTGCAAGTTTGTGGTGAGTCCCTCAAAGGCCACAAAATGAAGTACACCAGTACAAGAACTTCATCAAAAATAGATGCAGTGGCACCCGAGCGAAAGCATGATTTACTTTCCGGGAGTTGGCCCACTTGTTGCACTGGCGGATCAGGAAGCGTGCGGAGTACAATAATGGATTGTCACCTAAATGTCAAAATCGAAAGTGAAATTTGATTTAGACGAGTATTTAAAAGGTGCCATGTTGAGTGACAAGCTGGGcggttagcttagcttagcgtCCTATTTTTGTTATGGccttttttgtgaaattttcagCTGGACAACGGCAAGCTGAGCGACCACGAGCACAGCAGCGTCATGGAGCACCTACGCATGCTGCTGCCCTTGGTTCTGTCGGTGGCCCGGCCCGGCACAGAGGCCCCGGTCCCCGGCGAGTGGCAAGAAGACTCGGGTCTGGGCCTGTACAGGGCTCCTGAGGAGGGAGCCTCGTCCCCCGTGCCGCCCGCGGTCAGGGACAAGAAGGTGAGTCCGCCGATGCAGCTCGGCAACACGGCTGACGTCGGGTCTTCTTTCGTAAAGCGCGTTTGCCGTCTCACTTGTTTCAAGACGATGAATCAATAATCACAGTTTCGCAcagaaactgattttttttccccccctcataatAAAAATATGTCTGAATATTTCAACTTGTGTAATTTTAGGATGGTTAgtaaaaatatactttatattACTTTAATCTCATAGcattacatatttatttcaaaaatacacacacaaaagactactttattctcatgtcataaaaaaaattctcatgaCTTTTAACCCAAAAATATTGAGTTATGTAATTTTAGGACTTTTTCCTCCAAGGTTCCTACGAAAGTATGGAAAGTTTGGAAAAGTCATAAAACTCCAGGTCTGGAAaagtatgaaaaatggaaattattGCATCGCAAAATATTCATGTTCAATGTTTGTGTGAGAACACACAGTATTATACCATGCTATTGGTAAATACTCGATTCTaattggctcagaaaattccaTAATGTTCACCCTTCGAACATATCAAGTAGTTCCggtcaaaacaaatgaatgcgCAGTTCCCTTCATCGTTCGAATATACGAGCAAACATAGCAATCTGACACAGGCACATTTTCTGAGAAGTAAACTTGACGTACTCCGAGGAGAGAAACGAAGCGAATTTCAAACAGTAAGTGATTTAATCATTTAGTTTATTTGGTGATTACAACACCTTTGATGAGCGGGATGCTGCTGAGGAATTAAGGGGGAAAATCAAGAGACCGGCGCGGCACCAAGAGTTAACTCCGTAGGATTTAAATCGACTCGCGGATGGGGAAGAGGAAATCAACAGCAAGAAAAGATCAAAGCAGGAGATTTCAAAagcccaaacaacaacaacaacaaacggttatggtttcaaagtagggctttaaagtagggttaggggttcaaagtagggtttttaaaatagggttagggtttcaaagtaggatttcaagacaggcttagtgtttcaaattagggtttctaataagggttttaaaacaggggtTAGGGTTCCAAGATAGGGTCAATGTCTCAAAGTATtgtttcaaaacagagttagggtttcaaagtagggttgtgCACAATGGATCAAAGTTCACCGCTCCATTCCGGTTCCGTCCAGGTGAGCGCCTTGGAGAACATCGTGTGCGTTCTGAACCGCGAGGTGGAGCGCAACTCGGTGACGCTGGAGGCCTTCTCGCACCAGCACCGCCTGGACCAGGACAAGCTGGAGAACCTGAACAACAAGGTGCAGCAAGTGGAGCGGGCCTTGGCCATGCGCGACTTCCAGCTGTCCGAGACGGAGCAGCTGGTGCGAGAACTGCAGTTCTGTACCTACGACGGCGTCTTCGTCTGGAAGATCTCGGACTTTGCGCGCCGCAGGGTCGACTCGGTGGCGGGTCGGGCGCCCGCCATGTTCTCGCCAGGTGAGAACCGCCGTCTCCGCCCTGGACCGGTTGCATCCGATCGCAATGTCTTCCAGCAGATGATTTGATGTGGAAACAAAAATGCAGAGCGAGTACATACACACGAAG
The sequence above is a segment of the Phyllopteryx taeniolatus isolate TA_2022b chromosome 15, UOR_Ptae_1.2, whole genome shotgun sequence genome. Coding sequences within it:
- the traf2b gene encoding TNF receptor-associated factor 2, producing MARVWLETVNSLPGIPHSVLSVPMENKYKCQQCLQVLRKPVQAQCGHRFCVHCFKQLTSSGPKPCEACRQEKIYEEPTSILNIGEAFPDNAAGREIASLPAQCLNAGCSWKGSIKEYETQHEGSCDLERVQCEACQAFLLRSEMERHNERECEARMLNCKYCKVSCSFKDIKAHDEVCLKFPLQCKECGKKKIPREKFNDHVRSCAKSKTACPFSEVGCKFVLDNGKLSDHEHSSVMEHLRMLLPLVLSVARPGTEAPVPGEWQEDSGLGLYRAPEEGASSPVPPAVRDKKVSALENIVCVLNREVERNSVTLEAFSHQHRLDQDKLENLNNKVQQVERALAMRDFQLSETEQLVRELQFCTYDGVFVWKISDFARRRVDSVAGRAPAMFSPAFYSSKYGYKMCLRLYLNGDGTGRGTHLSLFFVVMRGRCDALLKWPFSQKVTLMLLDQNNREHIIDAFRPDVTSTSFQRPVGEMNIASGCPLFCPLGKLAGKSPYLRDNTIFIKAIVDLTGL